The Sorex araneus isolate mSorAra2 chromosome X, mSorAra2.pri, whole genome shotgun sequence DNA segment tagtgtgcaaggccagtgccctagctctccagtcccataaCTCAGTAGCtttggaaagaaaacatttttgagcAGAAAAACAATTTGCAAGCTGAAGAGTTTATtttcaaattggaaaaaaattaaacaaaagatgTAATTTATAATGAGAAAAGAGTATATGGTACGATCAATATAATTActgcaaaataagaaaatggaaagcAAAAACATGTGGATTTGGACATGTAGAGTTAAGTTGACTAAATTTTATCCAATAATGTGAAATTAGTAAAGCAGTTAGATTAAAATTTTCTTAGCTGtcatcaaaaaatatttgattgtattaaataataaaaattgctaATAAGTTAGACTTTTGTtagataattaaattatatataaattaataaaaataaaagtcagtacTAAATGTGCAAATATAACTGTAGCTCTGCTGCACATcaagtgttttaatattttttaaagtgttttaataattttttaattaaaaaattttattttcttttcatctagTAGTTTTTCTCACAGGGCAATTTAGACAATGTTTAATTGTTTCATGGAAATTTTAGCTTATGTATTTCCCTTTAATTTCTTAAAcagtaaaatgtgtttattttataaactgaCATTTGAAGTACAAATTTGAAACAAATGAACTCAAAAATTCATCACCTTCATAAGTTTGGTCTTCATATTTTAATTGTTAACATTTTTCTACAAGCTGTACATACTTTGGGAAGatatttttgtagttttgttgTCACTCAATCATCTATATttggtggttttgttttaaatttcaaaaataagacTTTATGGCTAATATGTACATTTTCTTATTCAGTGACAATGAAAGATCTATATGAACTATATTAGTCATATCATATCTTTAATTAGTACATAAACAATAGGATGTCCATAGgccaattttctaaataaatttaaatctaacTTAAaccatatttttcaaaatatttttcgtAATAGTTTgcaattcttgggctggagtgatagcacagtgttagagcatttgccttgcacatagtcgaccTGAGTTTggcttctccatccctctcagagagcccggcaagctacctatggtgtattcaatatgcaaaaaacaataacaacatatctcacaatggagatgttactggtgcccgctcgagcaaatcaatgagcaacaggatgacagtgacagtgacagtttacaaTTCTTATGTTTCTCCACTGAACATACAATTCTGGGgctgattgtacagcaggtaagatacttgtcttACACAAAGCTGAACCGGATTTTgatccagcaccccagatggactCCTGAtctctgccagatgtggcccaacccccctctaaagaaaaagacatgatgaatgaagaaaaaataagtgtGTTAAATAGGCTATGGTATTAATAATACTAAAAACAAATAGTTGTGATAGACTTCATAATAATGCTGTCAAAATAGTCTATTGGATATTATTCTTGAGGCCAGGCTTTTTTCTGTCTTCCAAATTTCTTCTGCAACATTTGCCAGTTTTAAATAAAGTTCTCAGCAATTCTTATGTAGGGGCTTCCTGCATTGGATAAAACAGCACATGTCTAACAAATGTAAAGGTTTTTTTTCAGTACATCAATGCATCGATCTTTTCCCAACCATCTGTTATCCAGCAGCCCAGCTCTTATTCCCAGCAAGCTTTCCACATGTGTGCAACTGACTGCCATTTCCACTGAGGGTAACAGAGCCATAAAACCCTTTCAGCTCtcacattttgaaataaataatctCTCAACGAGACTTTCAAAGGCATCATTATTAGCAGACTGTACATAACAATTTTCTAAGCCGTATATAAATGTATGTTGCTCTAGAAACTTAATTTGTTCATCCAAATGGCATCAGAGGTCCTCCCGAGGTGATGATAATGGAGCTGAAAGTGTTTCTTGAACTGTATTTCTGTCGTTAAGTATGTTGTTCTGTGGTCATGATGTCAACATCTTTTTCATCCCTAAGAAGAAGAAATGCTAGAGGGTCCAATGGCTGAGAAAGAGAGACTTGATACTACTCTTCCTGGGAAAGAGTGGGGGGCTGCTAAGGCCTCAGACCACCCCAGAGGCCTCAGTGAGGGCCACGTGGCCCCAGTAGTTCCCGAAGAGTGTGGTTCAGCAGGGGCCCTGCAGGAGAAAAGTGTAAAAGAGGTCGCGGACGTGTCTCCAGAAGTAAAAACCCCTTCCTCTGCCAGGGAAGGTGTGTTTTTCTAAGGGCTTGCATGTACGTGGTTGCAAATGATTTCTCCGGCAGCTTACCAACCTTATGGCTACCCAATGCTGTTCCATCGCTCCGTCTTCTCATGACCCCAAGACCACTGTTTAAGTGTTAGTGAGCAGAGTGTGGCTTGCGCAGGTGCCGTGTGGCAGCTTGGTGTTCGGCTGCTGCAGCTGATTTGATTTATACCTTGATTTATTTTGCCATGATACAATACGCTTTGCAGCAAGGCTGTTGATGCTTTGTgcgctttttttttctgtcacccgccttcccccaaccccatctcAAATGTTTGCCAGTCACATTGctaatacatgtgtatatatttatatattttcttttttcttttggagacaGTAATTTatatgcttttcttttaaattgtggAGTTGGACTTTGGCACGCAGACGCCTCAATGgttgaattgtttttgtttgcaaCTGTGATGTGCTTTACTGTGTAAGCTTCAGTGAAGACTGATTTGGTTTCCTTAAAAGCTTCCGCTTTTGCTTCTCATATCATTTCTTCCCCATGGCAACCAACCCGTATCATCACCCTTCTATCTCTGGAGTTTTCATTCATATAACTCTTATTAGAAGTTCACAAAGTATTTCTTTTCTGTAGTTACAACAGGACACACAAGTATTTAAGATAATAATGATCCATACATTTGCTCTTTGGGAGAGGattgaatttttctatttctatgaatCTTTTTCCCAGAAAATTACATTTTACCCTAATGACCACAGTAAAATACAACTGATATTGAACAACAAGCAGGACTCTGAAGTCTTTGAATTGGTGGAACAGAAATTTTtgtaaaattctttaatttctttggaAATCTCTAAAGCATAAATTTGTTAATAGTTTCCCAGGTACTCATGTTCTGGTAGAGGAGTAataatgaaggaagaaaagacacTTTAATAACAGAcgctttttaaacttttgttgttCACATGAATGTTAATATGAGTAGCAATAGTTTAACTTTAGATTTTATTACATCTAGTCTAAGTAAATTCTAGTGGCTAAGATtttgaataatataaaaaatgacTTGTCATTTCCTAGGTTGCATCATAGAAAGTCAATAGCAAATGTATTAATATTTCTCAGTCTGAGATGACTTTGAGAATTTTGTGCCTGAAATTTTTCAGTGCCATCAAAATTGATTCTAACATTTGTTAACTGAGCTACTAACAATGACTCTTAGGTGCTTAGTCTTCTGTTCATAGTCTGACAATTCACTTTTAAAGTAGAGAGCAAAGAGAAAGTTCAGtggaattattttctaaattttgtcctatatacataaatatgtatatatatatgaacttatACATATACTTTGCTAGCCTCACAATACTTccttatttgatatttttgaatttaaaattgttATCAATATAAGTAACATGAAAATTTCTCTCACAGACTGTTTAGGAGAGAACAAAACCAACAatagcatatttaaaatatactcatTACAATTGCTGTACACATTAACTCACAGTAGTTCATTTTAGTAGTAGCACAAATACAGATAAGTCCTGATATTTTCATCTGATTTTTCAATGGAGAGCATGCTTGCATGTTccatcatttttcttctttcctcccaccctccattcATTTGTCATTCAAAATTTGATGCTAACTGCCTGAAAGCACTtgcctattatttatttaaaatcaaccCAATTACTTTAGGTTTACTTACAGCCTCGAAGATGGAGTTCCTTGATACACAGGAATTGACTCCCTCTGCAGCTGAGCCCTTAGGCAAGAAGGAACAGGAGtctgagaaagagaagaagcCTGGTGAAGACCTTAAAAATGCTGCCTTAGTTTCTCAGCCTGAGACAACTAACATTTCCCCTGATACAATGGACACacaagacacagaagaagagaaaacactcccccctccctttgGGCACGCTTTGGATGTCAGTCTTGAAGACGTGAAAGGGAAGACAGAACCAAGCCCAGTGGTACCTGGTATTGGTCTCTCTGCTGAGCCTCTgactccaaaagaacaaaaggactGGTTCATTGAAATGCCAACGGAAGCGAAAAAGGATGAATGGGGTCTAGCTGCTCCAGTATCTCCCGGTCCCCTGACACCCATGAAGGAAAAAGATGTACTTGAGAATATCCCCAAATGGGAAGGGAAACAATTTGATTCTCCCATGCCAAGTCCCTTTCAGGGTGGAAGCTTCACTCTTCCTTTAGGGGTCATAAAGAATGAAATAGTTGCAGGATCATCACCCTTTGCCTCTGCCCTGTTACAGCTAGAAGACAAAAAGTTTCAGGACGAAACCAGTGGCCTACCAGCTGCCAAAGATAGTGCAACAACGGAAGCTCCTCATGAGGAGGAACCTGACAGAATGGCAGAAGCACCAGTCTCTCAGGCCATGACCCCGTCCAAAGAGGATCACATTCCAGCTGCAGAGAAAGAATTAGAAGAGAAGGAGGCCCTCGTGCAAGAGAGTGTTTGTACAAATGAAACCACCACTCTCAGTGATCAGGAACTCGAACATAGGCAGAAGGAGCCTCAGTTCAACCAGGAAGAAACCATTTCTGACAAAGAAACCAGGCCTGAAGAAAGGGCAGATGAAAAAACGGGGCCAGTTCAGAGCTTCGTAGAGCATGCTTTTTCAGGAGAACAGAAAACCCAGGATTCATTCCCTGGAAGCCTGGACAAAGGCATGATAGAACCAGTCAAACTGAGTGAAAAGAGCGCAATCCAGGACCTCTTTGAAGAAAATATTGCTGAGCAAGATAATAACGTTGAAGGAATTGAGGCTGCAGCATCAGCTGAGCTTCAGATGCCACTTTATGAAGACAAGTCGGGGATGTCGAAGTACTTTGAGACATCTGCTTTGAAAGAAGAAGTCACAAAGAGCCTCCAGTCAGCCAGTGATTACTATGAACTGAGTGATACAAGAGAGAGTGCCGAAGAAGAGTCTCTTGATACTCTGTCTCCTATGTATAAAGAGGGTGACAGGAAATTTCAGGCAGGAAAAGAGTCCCAGCCCAGTGTCCCAGCTCAAGACTCTGGTTATAGCACTCTTGCACAGAGTTATCCTTCCGAATTACCTGAAGAACCCAGTTCTCCTCAAGAAAGAATGTTCACTATTGATCCAAAAGTATATGGGGAGAAAAGGGATCTCCACAGTAAGAATAAAGATGATTTGACACTAAGCAGGAGTTTAGGGCTTGGTGGTCGGTCTGCGATAGAACAGAGAAGCATGTCCATCAATTTGCCCATGTCCTGCCTGGACTCCATAGCCCTTGGGTTTAATTTTGGCCGGGGGCATGATCTTTCTCCTCTTGCTTCTGACATTCTAACGAACACAAGTGGGAGTATGGATGAAGGGGATGATTACCTCCCCGCCACAACACCAGCACTGGAGAAAGCGCCTTGCTTCCCAATAGAAagcaaagaggaggaagaacaggtagagaaagagaaagctgcCAGAGAGGAAAATACTCAAGCGGAGGCACCGTGCGAGTCACCGTTCCTAGCCAAAGATTTTTACAAAAACGGTACTGTCATGGCCCCTGACCTGCCTGAAATGCTAGATCTGGCAGGAACAAGGTCCAGGTTAGCATCCGTGAGTGCAGATGCTGAGGTTGCCAGAAGGAAATCAGTCCCATCAGAGACTCTGATTGAGGAGGGTCGTACTGGCTTGCCCCCTGTCACCGATGAAAACCATGGCATGGTAAAAACAGACAGTCAACCTGAAGATATGGGCTACTGTGTGTTCAATAAATACACAGTACCACTCCCATCCCCTGTTCAGGACAGTGAGAATTTATCAGGGGAGGGCGGTTCCTTTTACGAAGGCACTGATGATAAAGCGCGCAGAGATTTGGCTGCAGACCTTTCGTTGATCGAGGTGAAACTGGCAGCTGCTGGAAGAGTTAAAGATGAGTCGAGCGCTGAGAAGGAAACAGCCCCACAGGTCTCTGGTGATAAATCAGGACTGGGTAGGGAGTTGGATCAGGAGAGGAAGGTTAGTGATAAGCTGGATACCGTAGTCGAAAAGAGCGAAGAACAAGCTGATGCAAAAGAACATGCCAAGGAAACAGAAGGAGCCAGTGATAAAGTGGAACCATTTGGTCTCGGAGCAACCTCTGAGGAAGCCTCAGCCAAAGAACTGGCAGGATCAAAGGATGCACCACCACCGCTGGCTGAGAAGGCAGAAAAAGGTCTTAGTTCAGTGCCAGAGGTAGCTGAAGTAGAAACATCCGGCACAGCTGAACCAGATTTTGCCACCAAGAAAGCTGACCAGGGACCACTAGATATTAAAATCAGTGACTTTGGACAGATGGCCTCAGGGCTAAACATAGATGCCGGAAGGGCTGCAGAGGACTTTGTCTCCTCACCTACAGTGTCCCGTGGAGCGGAGGTGTTCTTGGGTCTCGAGCCTGGCCCTCTGAAAGAAGGCACTAAAGTTAGTGAGACAGAAGTCAAGGAGAAGGTGGCCAAGCCAGACTTAGTGCATCAAGAGGCTGTAGACAAAGAAGAGTCCTACGAGTCCAGTGGTGAGCATGAAAGCCTCACCATGGAGTCCTTGAAAGCAGAcgagggaaagaaggaaacatCCCCAGAATCTTCTCTGATTCAGGATGAGATTGCCATCAAGTTGTCTGTGGAAATACCTTGCGCATCTGCAGCTCCAGAGGAGAAAGCTGATGTCCAGATGGAATTCATTGAGCTGCCCAAAGAAGAAAGCAGAGAGACCCCAGATATATCAATTACACCGTCAGAGGTGACGGAAGCCATCACAGCTCAAGCAGTCGAGGCcccaggggaggaggaagaaatagaagccCGGGGAGAGTATGATAAGCTGCTCTTCCGCTCCGACACCCTTCAGATCGCTGACCTGGGCGTCCCAGGTGTCAGGGAGGAATTTGTGGAGACCTGCCCAGGGGAACACAAGGGAGTGATTGAGTCCGTTGTGACCATCGAAGATGATTTCATCACCGTCGTTCAAACCACAACCGACGAAGGGGAGTCGGGCGCTCACAGTGTGCGTTTCGCAGCCCTCGAGCATCCGGAAATGGACAGGAGACCGTCCCCTCATGCTGAAGAGGCAGCAGAAGCCCAGGCAGAACCCAGAGATGGCTCCCCAGAGGCGCCAGCGTCCCCAGTGAGAGGCGAGCTTGACTATAGGACGGACACCTATGATGATTACAAAGACGAGACCACCATAGACGACTCCATCCTGGATGCTGACAGTCTCTGGGTGGACACGCAaggtgtgcattttttttttaactttttttttctcccaaataaAGTCCAGTAgcctcttggattttttttttttcatttttaaagatgttaacctatccccttatttttttttttggccttttatGAAATCTCTGAGGGGCTTTGTACATTGGTTACTAATGTTTTCGTTGTTGTTGTCATGGTTTGCTTTGATTCACAGATGATGATAGAAGCATCATGACAGAACAGTTAGACACTATTCCTAAAGAGGAGAAAGCTGAAAAGGAAGCTCGGAGACCATCTCTGGAGAAACATAGAAAAGAAAAGCCTTTTAAAACCGGGAGAGGCAGAATTTCCACTCCTGAAAGAAAAATAGCTAAAAAGGAACCTAGCACAGTCTCCAGAGATGAAGTGAGAAGGAAAAAAGGTTCATTTAACAATcacttcttttttgaaaaaataaatgtgtttgcaGTAATTCGTTATTACTCTTTGTATAAAAGAAGCTTACCTAACAGTAGTAACtaattatttgtaaaatttcGTTCGGTTTTGCTCCAAGTGTTCGATTCTTTTCCTGATGGTAtgctttttttgtgttttcttattcATAGCAGTTTATAAGAAGGCTGAACTTGCTAAAAAAACAGAAGTTCAGGCCCACTCTCCCTCCaggaaattcattttaaaacctGCTATCAAATATACTAGACCAACTCATCTCTCCTGTGTTAAGCGGAAAACGACAGGTGACTGTTCAATTCTGCAATGTGGCTGGCAAACAtagacatgtattttttttaatctcatttatATAGCagcttcttcattttgtttttcttccccaAAATTCAACAGTCATAAACAATTTCACTATTGTCATGTATCattattctttttctcccccccccccttcctacAGAAGAGGTCATGACCATCTGTTTCTTTGTCATACTCAGATTTAACAGTGATTGTATCTTGGCATTATTCTCTAGTGTCACATTCTGGGGATTCCTATTTTCATTCAGTGTGTTTGGTTAGACGATGGCGATGAATATAACCGTGGTatgcattttcattattttgcttatttatcttCCTCATGCTTAAAAAATCATACGTACTTGTCTTATTTTCTATATTGTTACTGCCAAATCTGTTACTGATGTTGAATTTACTGAAATGCACCGAGAATATACAGTGCttttgagtttaaaaataaaaagcaaatctgGGCTAAAATTGTGGTTGCAAAATTACTTTGAATGAAAGGGAGGGGGAATGTAACCTCATCCCATTTTGTTCCTCACACCAAAATTCATAACAATTCTTTCATTCTACTGAGTTGTATCTTTTtcctatttcatcttttttttaatgcattggcTACAAACTGCTACAATAATCTATAGAATAAAATCAAGTTAGTTGGTGGTCTTATGATAGCCATGAAAAAAAAGTACCttgtatttgttttcttcatATATGAATCATTCTGTGTGCTTTCCTTTAAGAACTAATATCTGTCGTAGgatttgaaaatgaaagaaatataatttaaaattataaagaaaatgtaaatgataAAGGTTGGAGGGTAAAGAATTTCTCTAAGTATTAGGAAATGAATATGTCTCTAAATTTTATATCACATCatactcaaataatttttattaaacctgaatattttttgttcaaaatgtttatatttttagataagTGCTTAGTCATGCAGATCTTTTAGTTTTGAcataaaagttatatattttacCTGAATGTGAAAGATTGTATAAGGACTGTGGATTGTCAGAAGAAATTTTAGAAGACTGGTGAAGTGTCTATATGTTATTGCTGTTCAGTACTTATATTGATAGTAATTGTTTTTAATTCACTTGTTAAAGGAAATTAAAGATTTTTGGAGTAATTAGGATTTTCCTATCTATCCAAAATACATTTAACAAAAAACATATACCAAATATGAGTGTGTTGTCTTAAACCAAACTAAGTCACAGAAATTTATGATATAGAAATAGCAGGTAGACATAATttgcaggttaaaaaaaaaaacagttccagAATCTGTGAATAATCTTACTAGCCAGTTCTAAATAGCATACAGCATATTGTAGaacgtttttatttttgtgatagaGCTGCATATGGCATAGAAAATCTTTTTGAAACTTGTTCAGGGTGCTTATAAGGATAGTGATTTCACCCCCACTCCCTGaggttttctcttttgtaataGCAAATTAAGGAACAAATAAGTACACAACCTCCTACCTTTCATTTTCCAAGCACCATTTTTAAATGGAGATAGTTGGATTGTTTCTATTCATGAGAGACATTTAATTCATGTGAGGTAAGTCATCAACAGAAAAAATGCTCAagttaatgaaattaaaaaattgaaagcattAGTCTAAGACAGCAGCAAGAAAAACAACAGTAACAGATGTGGTAATAATTTCATACAGGAAGTGCATGTGTAGACCATATTTGATATTACTGAACTTAAAATTCTTGTCATGTCTTCTCTCTTTgacaagttatttttcttttgtcttttctcatGTGATACTGTTCACATCAAATAAGTGTGTTGTTCTGTTGTGAAGTGAAGAGGTGTAGAAGGAAAGGGGTTGGCTGCTTGTAATAATCTcaaaactaaaatacagaaataagttGGTATGTCAATGACTATCAAAAGAGGGTATTAGCATCTTCATGCACACTCACTTATATCATGTCAACTCGAAAAACTAATCAGCCCCTCTTCCTTATATTTTTCGGTATTTAGATTGCTATTCTGTGACTCCATTCTAACGGATCTATCATGTAATAGTAATGTCAAGACACCTTGGTAATCAATTGGAAATCATGTGTTTCTCTTACCTGTGCTTTGGTAAATGCTGAGTTACTTCACATAGCACAAACTATACTGAGAGCTACATGCTATAAAGTTTCTTCAGTTACCAAATCTAAATCTTAAGATGAGAAAAATATTGCATTAGTCTAATGAGATAACTAGAAATCCCAAAAGTATTCAAATGTATTTATGTGATGTTTGGCCACTAAgtttgctgttgtttttctgtttcacagCAGCTGGTGGTGAATCAACTCAGGCTCCCAGTGTATTTAAACAGGCAAAGGACAAAGTTTCTGTGAGTAAAATGATGTCTTTTCTTGCCTTCATTTAAAGTTATTATAGCTATTAATAGTAATGCATTAATAACTGTAGGTAGACTTAAGACTGTAGTTGTTtgctctaaatttttatttaaattgtcttCTCACACAGAATGGTTTTCAATGGCAAATTGGGCATGAAAATGTTTCTGGAGTGACTTGTGATCATGCATGATCAGAGTAGAACTGGGATTTAGGCTATTATTTCCTTACTCCGGGCTACTTTATTAGTAATATAGAAATATACAAAACCAACAGTTTAATCTGGCAAAAAAATGAGGAAGCTAAATATATTGCTTTTCAGAGGATCAAAGCAAACCATTATAATCAACACTGGACTATTTCATAATAAATGTCATGggttttgttataaaataaagatgtgtGAAAATTAAACAATGTAAATGAGCAAATAtaagtgaaaatgaaatataattccaTTATTTAAAGACAATTATACTTAAGCATTTTGATATGGACTATTTTTCCACATATTTgtatgtttaaaaacaaaaaagaagctaaTTTTTTATAACATATTCAAAAGATTTCCGTGTCATTAGACATTCTCGTGCATCATTTCAATGTCTGTCTAACATTGCATTTTATTTGAAAGTGTTAAACTTAATTCATTCCTTAGTATTTGACATTTGAAGTTTTAATTGCTTTAGTCATTTTTAACAATATCActgtagaaatattttttggcTAAATCTATTAATGAATTTGCATACATTTCTTTAGGATGGGAGTGCAATTGCTGCTGTTTCAAAAA contains these protein-coding regions:
- the MAP2 gene encoding microtubule-associated protein 2 isoform X7; the protein is MADDRKDEAKVPHWTSAPLTEAAAHPHSPEIKDQGGAGAGLVRSANGFPYREDEEGAFGERGSQDTYSNTKENGINGELTSADRETAEEVSARIVQVVTAEAVAVLKGEQEKEAQNKDQPAALPLAAEETANLPPSPPPSPSPASEKTVTVEEASKMEFLDTQELTPSAAEPLGKKEQESEKEKKPGEDLKNAALVSQPETTNISPDTMDTQDTEEEKTLPPPFGHALDVSLEDVKGKTEPSPVVPGIGLSAEPLTPKEQKDWFIEMPTEAKKDEWGLAAPVSPGPLTPMKEKDVLENIPKWEGKQFDSPMPSPFQGGSFTLPLGVIKNEIVAGSSPFASALLQLEDKKFQDETSGLPAAKDSATTEAPHEEEPDRMAEAPVSQAMTPSKEDHIPAAEKELEEKEALVQESVCTNETTTLSDQELEHRQKEPQFNQEETISDKETRPEERADEKTGPVQSFVEHAFSGEQKTQDSFPGSLDKGMIEPVKLSEKSAIQDLFEENIAEQDNNVEGIEAAASAELQMPLYEDKSGMSKYFETSALKEEVTKSLQSASDYYELSDTRESAEEESLDTLSPMYKEGDRKFQAGKESQPSVPAQDSGYSTLAQSYPSELPEEPSSPQERMFTIDPKVYGEKRDLHSKNKDDLTLSRSLGLGGRSAIEQRSMSINLPMSCLDSIALGFNFGRGHDLSPLASDILTNTSGSMDEGDDYLPATTPALEKAPCFPIESKEEEEQVEKEKAAREENTQAEAPCESPFLAKDFYKNGTVMAPDLPEMLDLAGTRSRLASVSADAEVARRKSVPSETLIEEGRTGLPPVTDENHGMVKTDSQPEDMGYCVFNKYTVPLPSPVQDSENLSGEGGSFYEGTDDKARRDLAADLSLIEVKLAAAGRVKDESSAEKETAPQVSGDKSGLGRELDQERKVSDKLDTVVEKSEEQADAKEHAKETEGASDKVEPFGLGATSEEASAKELAGSKDAPPPLAEKAEKGLSSVPEVAEVETSGTAEPDFATKKADQGPLDIKISDFGQMASGLNIDAGRAAEDFVSSPTVSRGAEVFLGLEPGPLKEGTKVSETEVKEKVAKPDLVHQEAVDKEESYESSGEHESLTMESLKADEGKKETSPESSLIQDEIAIKLSVEIPCASAAPEEKADVQMEFIELPKEESRETPDISITPSEVTEAITAQAVEAPGEEEEIEARGEYDKLLFRSDTLQIADLGVPGVREEFVETCPGEHKGVIESVVTIEDDFITVVQTTTDEGESGAHSVRFAALEHPEMDRRPSPHAEEAAEAQAEPRDGSPEAPASPVRGELDYRTDTYDDYKDETTIDDSILDADSLWVDTQDDDRSIMTEQLDTIPKEEKAEKEARRPSLEKHRKEKPFKTGRGRISTPERKIAKKEPSTVSRDEVRRKKVYKKAELAKKTEVQAHSPSRKFILKPAIKYTRPTHLSCVKRKTTAAGGESTQAPSVFKQAKDKVSDGITKSPEKRSALPRPSSILPPRRGVSGDREENSFSLNSSISSARRTTRSEPIRRAGKSGTSTPTTPGSTAITPGTPPSYSSRTPGTPGTPSYPRTPHTPGTPKSSILVPSEKKVAIIRTPPKSPATPKQLRLINQPLPDLKNVKSKIGSTDNIKYQPKGGQVQIVTKKIDLSHVTSKCGSLKNIRHRPGGGRVKIESVKLDFKEKAQAKVGSLDNAHHVPGGGNVKIDSQKLNFREHAKARVDHGAEIITQSPGRSSVASPRRLSNVSSSGSINLLESPQLATLAEDVTAALAKQGL
- the MAP2 gene encoding microtubule-associated protein 2 isoform X6; the encoded protein is MADDRKDEAKVPHWTSAPLTEAAAHPHSPEIKDQGGAGAGLVRSANGFPYREDEEGAFGERGSQDTYSNTKENGINGELTSADRETAEEVSARIVQVVTAEAVAVLKGEQEKEAQNKDQPAALPLAEETANLPPSPPPSPSPASEKTVTVEEASKMEFLDTQELTPSAAEPLGKKEQESEKEKKPGEDLKNAALVSQPETTNISPDTMDTQDTEEEKTLPPPFGHALDVSLEDVKGKTEPSPVVPGIGLSAEPLTPKEQKDWFIEMPTEAKKDEWGLAAPVSPGPLTPMKEKDVLENIPKWEGKQFDSPMPSPFQGGSFTLPLGVIKNEIVAGSSPFASALLQLEDKKFQDETSGLPAAKDSATTEAPHEEEPDRMAEAPVSQAMTPSKEDHIPAAEKELEEKEALVQESVCTNETTTLSDQELEHRQKEPQFNQEETISDKETRPEERADEKTGPVQSFVEHAFSGEQKTQDSFPGSLDKGMIEPVKLSEKSAIQDLFEENIAEQDNNVEGIEAAASAELQMPLYEDKSGMSKYFETSALKEEVTKSLQSASDYYELSDTRESAEEESLDTLSPMYKEGDRKFQAGKESQPSVPAQDSGYSTLAQSYPSELPEEPSSPQERMFTIDPKVYGEKRDLHSKNKDDLTLSRSLGLGGRSAIEQRSMSINLPMSCLDSIALGFNFGRGHDLSPLASDILTNTSGSMDEGDDYLPATTPALEKAPCFPIESKEEEEQVEKEKAAREENTQAEAPCESPFLAKDFYKNGTVMAPDLPEMLDLAGTRSRLASVSADAEVARRKSVPSETLIEEGRTGLPPVTDENHGMVKTDSQPEDMGYCVFNKYTVPLPSPVQDSENLSGEGGSFYEGTDDKARRDLAADLSLIEVKLAAAGRVKDESSAEKETAPQVSGDKSGLGRELDQERKVSDKLDTVVEKSEEQADAKEHAKETEGASDKVEPFGLGATSEEASAKELAGSKDAPPPLAEKAEKGLSSVPEVAEVETSGTAEPDFATKKADQGPLDIKISDFGQMASGLNIDAGRAAEDFVSSPTVSRGAEVFLGLEPGPLKEGTKVSETEVKEKVAKPDLVHQEAVDKEESYESSGEHESLTMESLKADEGKKETSPESSLIQDEIAIKLSVEIPCASAAPEEKADVQMEFIELPKEESRETPDISITPSEVTEAITAQAVEAPGEEEEIEARGEYDKLLFRSDTLQIADLGVPGVREEFVETCPGEHKGVIESVVTIEDDFITVVQTTTDEGESGAHSVRFAALEHPEMDRRPSPHAEEAAEAQAEPRDGSPEAPASPVRGELDYRTDTYDDYKDETTIDDSILDADSLWVDTQDDDRSIMTEQLDTIPKEEKAEKEARRPSLEKHRKEKPFKTGRGRISTPERKIAKKEPSTVSRDEVRRKKAVYKKAELAKKTEVQAHSPSRKFILKPAIKYTRPTHLSCVKRKTTAAGGESTQAPSVFKQAKDKVSDGITKSPEKRSALPRPSSILPPRRGVSGDREENSFSLNSSISSARRTTRSEPIRRAGKSGTSTPTTPGSTAITPGTPPSYSSRTPGTPGTPSYPRTPHTPGTPKSSILVPSEKKVAIIRTPPKSPATPKQLRLINQPLPDLKNVKSKIGSTDNIKYQPKGGQVQIVTKKIDLSHVTSKCGSLKNIRHRPGGGRVKIESVKLDFKEKAQAKVGSLDNAHHVPGGGNVKIDSQKLNFREHAKARVDHGAEIITQSPGRSSVASPRRLSNVSSSGSINLLESPQLATLAEDVTAALAKQGL